One genomic segment of Ricinus communis isolate WT05 ecotype wild-type chromosome 5, ASM1957865v1, whole genome shotgun sequence includes these proteins:
- the LOC8281314 gene encoding uncharacterized protein LOC8281314 isoform X2 encodes MGGLFNLFDFNQGSMARKILALKRHANGLEAPRNSLELQVETSQSCCAAGDGVVEEDWSEKNCYPIEASIKRLINEETSKQSNTRKNSPSIVARLMGVDMLPLDTKPVVQPVAKKNGSTVIKHPKRDKNERSSVSNISANLKSSRRIEFDSFYHSKERDDDRWGNGQKLEKPRPREHPQEEELQKFKKEFEAWQAARFRECSKVVELGRNPDRFLAHENGNKQRVALNENLGMSPGSEKPVEHKAWSREKASLHHRHKLEVFPVERKESFSSRNNSMNRNYEQTLLNCDQQLDKSSAPTKIVILKPGPDRFCDHEDSWTSSSDSLEDRGSIEDFLEEVKERLKCELQGRTFKRGSVVRGSGIETPFSEKPSDPKQIARHIAKHVRESVTRDLGMNLLRSESTRSYRSDIQFNGPGSPEFINRDTRKFLSESLRNVVKRETHSLDVPLVVSGSSRSSLLDNANIRLKEVGDASQVGTVPGYWEVTKDDQEMQTRSFRHRSDEELLYREMSPRNLVRSLSAPVSGTSFGKLLLEDRHILTGAHIRRKHEALGNVTMELKKRKKERFNIKEKVSNFRYSLTLRGRLFGRKLHSMVEPHGTEQDFIKDIMSGPTVIRNLSERHENSTEVPPSPASVCSSAQEEFWRPVDYLSPVSTSDVTPVDDSAMPQVFKEISSNLNELRRQLSRLESNEPDNPTTEQEPNGCIMVELEDKVEAYIRDLLVASGLYDGSCNTILSRWDPLAKPISNSVFEKVEESCRKLSKDDNQSSTKDHRILYDMLNEALTVVLGPPVAMSRFRRKIISFSMLPPLRGKKLLDSVWQIIRAYMYPPDDKSCYSLDSLVAKNLGSTPWSGLIDDEVNALAKEMEFRIIGDLIEEIVNDMNL; translated from the exons ATGGGAGGATTATTTAACCTCTTTGACTTTAATCAGGGCAGCATGGCTAGGAAAATTCTTGCACTCAAGCGGCATGCTAATG GATTAGAAGCTCCTCGTAACAGTTTGGAGCTGCAAGTTGAAACTTCTCAGAGCTGCTGTGCTGCAGGGGATGGGGTG GTTGAAGAAGATTGGTCCGAAAAGAACTGTTACCCAATCGAAGCTTCAATAAAGAGGTTGATTAATGAGGAGACGTCCAAGCAATCTAATACAAGGAAAAATTCACCTAGCATTGTGGCCAGGCTGATGGGCGTAGACATGTTGCCATTAGATACAAAACCTGTTGTTCAGCCAGTTGCTAAAAAGAATGGAAGCACGGTAATTAAACATCCGAAAAGGGACAAAAATGAAAGGAGCTCAGTCAGTAATATCTCTGCCAACTTAAAGTCTTCCAGGCGGATAGAATTTGATTCCTTTTACCATAGCAAAGAAAGAGATGATGACAGATGGGGTAATGGTCAGAAGTTAGAAAAACCAAGGCCTCGAGAACATCCTCAAGAAGAGGAGTTGCAGAAATTCAAGAAGGAATTTGAAGCATGGCAAGCTGCCAGGTTTAGGGAATGTTCAAAGGTTGTTGAACTTGGCAGAAATCCTGATCGCTTCCTTGCGCATGAGAATGGCAACAAGCAAAGAGTGGCACTCAATGAAAATCTTGGAATGTCGCCAGGAAGTGAGAAGCCTGTAGAACATAAAGCATGGTCACGTGAAAAGGCTAGTTTACATCATAGACATAAACTGGAAGTATTCCCAGTTGAACGCAAGGAATCATTCTCTTCAAGAAACAATAGTATGAACAGAAACTATGAGCAGACCTTGCTAAATTGTGATCAGCAACTGGATAAATCTTCTGCTCCGACAAAGATTGTAATCCTGAAGCCTGGTCCTGATAGATTTTGTGACCATGAAGACTCTTGGACTAGTTCCTCAGATTCTTTAGAAGATCGAGGTAGTATTGAAGATTTCCTGGAGGAGGTGAAAGAACGGTTGAAATGTGAGTTGCAAGGGAGAACTTTTAAAAGAGGTTCTGTAGTCAGAGGAAGTGGAATTGAGACTCCTTTCAGTGAAAAGCCATCAGATCCAAAACAAATTGCTCGGCATATAGCAAAACATGTCAGAGAAAGTGTTACACGAGACCTTGGAATGAATCTGCTTCGATCAGAATCAACACGATCATATAGAAGTGATATTCAGTTCAATGGGCCAGGTTCTCCTGAGTTCATCAACAGAGATACTAGGAAATTCTTGTCAGAGAGTCTAAGGAATGTTGTCAAGAGAGAAACGCATTCTTTAGATGTTCCTTTAGTGGTAAGTGGCAGCTCTAGATCATCTCTCTTAGATAATGCGAATATCAGACTAAAAGAAGTAGGAGATGCCTCACAAGTTGGAACAGTGCCGGGCTACTGGGAAGTTacgaaagatgatcaagaaatGCAAACTAGATCTTTCAGGCACCGCAGCGATGAAGAATTGCTTTATAGAGAAATGTCTCCCAGGAATCTTGTTAGGTCTCTATCAGCTCCTGTCTCAGGAACATCATTCGGAAAGCTTCTTCTCGAGGATCGACATATTTTAACTGGTGCTCACATCAGGAGGAAACATGAAGCCCTTGGAAATGTGACAATGGAGTTAAAAAAAcggaagaaagaaagattcaaCATCAAGGAAAAAGTTTCCAATTTCAGATACAGTCTCACTTTAAGGGGAAGGCTGTTTGGCAGAAAGCTTCACTCAATGGTGGAACCCCATGGTACTGAACAAGATTTTATCAAGGATATCATGAGTGGACCAACAGTCATTAGGAACCTCAGCGAGAGACAT GAGAACTCGACTGAGGTGCCTCCAAGCCCTGCATCTGTGTGCAGCAGTGCACAAGAAGAGTTCTGGAGGCCGGTGGATTATCTCAGTCCAGTGTCAACATCTGATGTCACTCCAGTGGATGATAGTGCCATGCCACAAGTTTTTAAAGAGATCAGCTCTAATCTGAATG AGCTGCGCAGACAGCTAAGTCGACTAGAATCCAACGAGCCTGACAACCCAACAACTGAACAAGAGCCGAACGGGTGCATAATGGTTGAGTTAGAGGATAAGGTAGAAGCTTACATAAGAGATTTGCTTGTTGCTTCTGGTTTGTATGACGGCTCATGCAATACAATTCTGTCGAGATGGGATCCACTAGCAAAGCCCATCAGCAACTCAGTGTTTGAAAAAGTAGAAGAATCTTGCAGAAAACTGTCCAAGGATGACAACCAAAGTAGTACTAAAGATCACAGAATATTATATGACATGCTGAATGAAGCACTCACTGTTGTCCTCGGTCCGCCTGTGGCCATGTCTAGATTCA
- the LOC8281314 gene encoding uncharacterized protein LOC8281314 isoform X1, with translation MGGLFNLFDFNQGSMARKILALKRHANGLEAPRNSLELQVETSQSCCAAGDGVVEEDWSEKNCYPIEASIKRLINEETSKQSNTRKNSPSIVARLMGVDMLPLDTKPVVQPVAKKNGSTVIKHPKRDKNERSSVSNISANLKSSRRIEFDSFYHSKERDDDRWGNGQKLEKPRPREHPQEEELQKFKKEFEAWQAARFRECSKVVELGRNPDRFLAHENGNKQRVALNENLGMSPGSEKPVEHKAWSREKASLHHRHKLEVFPVERKESFSSRNNSMNRNYEQTLLNCDQQLDKSSAPTKIVILKPGPDRFCDHEDSWTSSSDSLEDRGSIEDFLEEVKERLKCELQGRTFKRGSVVRGSGIETPFSEKPSDPKQIARHIAKHVRESVTRDLGMNLLRSESTRSYRSDIQFNGPGSPEFINRDTRKFLSESLRNVVKRETHSLDVPLVVSGSSRSSLLDNANIRLKEVGDASQVGTVPGYWEVTKDDQEMQTRSFRHRSDEELLYREMSPRNLVRSLSAPVSGTSFGKLLLEDRHILTGAHIRRKHEALGNVTMELKKRKKERFNIKEKVSNFRYSLTLRGRLFGRKLHSMVEPHGTEQDFIKDIMSGPTVIRNLSERHVMENSTEVPPSPASVCSSAQEEFWRPVDYLSPVSTSDVTPVDDSAMPQVFKEISSNLNELRRQLSRLESNEPDNPTTEQEPNGCIMVELEDKVEAYIRDLLVASGLYDGSCNTILSRWDPLAKPISNSVFEKVEESCRKLSKDDNQSSTKDHRILYDMLNEALTVVLGPPVAMSRFRRKIISFSMLPPLRGKKLLDSVWQIIRAYMYPPDDKSCYSLDSLVAKNLGSTPWSGLIDDEVNALAKEMEFRIIGDLIEEIVNDMNL, from the exons ATGGGAGGATTATTTAACCTCTTTGACTTTAATCAGGGCAGCATGGCTAGGAAAATTCTTGCACTCAAGCGGCATGCTAATG GATTAGAAGCTCCTCGTAACAGTTTGGAGCTGCAAGTTGAAACTTCTCAGAGCTGCTGTGCTGCAGGGGATGGGGTG GTTGAAGAAGATTGGTCCGAAAAGAACTGTTACCCAATCGAAGCTTCAATAAAGAGGTTGATTAATGAGGAGACGTCCAAGCAATCTAATACAAGGAAAAATTCACCTAGCATTGTGGCCAGGCTGATGGGCGTAGACATGTTGCCATTAGATACAAAACCTGTTGTTCAGCCAGTTGCTAAAAAGAATGGAAGCACGGTAATTAAACATCCGAAAAGGGACAAAAATGAAAGGAGCTCAGTCAGTAATATCTCTGCCAACTTAAAGTCTTCCAGGCGGATAGAATTTGATTCCTTTTACCATAGCAAAGAAAGAGATGATGACAGATGGGGTAATGGTCAGAAGTTAGAAAAACCAAGGCCTCGAGAACATCCTCAAGAAGAGGAGTTGCAGAAATTCAAGAAGGAATTTGAAGCATGGCAAGCTGCCAGGTTTAGGGAATGTTCAAAGGTTGTTGAACTTGGCAGAAATCCTGATCGCTTCCTTGCGCATGAGAATGGCAACAAGCAAAGAGTGGCACTCAATGAAAATCTTGGAATGTCGCCAGGAAGTGAGAAGCCTGTAGAACATAAAGCATGGTCACGTGAAAAGGCTAGTTTACATCATAGACATAAACTGGAAGTATTCCCAGTTGAACGCAAGGAATCATTCTCTTCAAGAAACAATAGTATGAACAGAAACTATGAGCAGACCTTGCTAAATTGTGATCAGCAACTGGATAAATCTTCTGCTCCGACAAAGATTGTAATCCTGAAGCCTGGTCCTGATAGATTTTGTGACCATGAAGACTCTTGGACTAGTTCCTCAGATTCTTTAGAAGATCGAGGTAGTATTGAAGATTTCCTGGAGGAGGTGAAAGAACGGTTGAAATGTGAGTTGCAAGGGAGAACTTTTAAAAGAGGTTCTGTAGTCAGAGGAAGTGGAATTGAGACTCCTTTCAGTGAAAAGCCATCAGATCCAAAACAAATTGCTCGGCATATAGCAAAACATGTCAGAGAAAGTGTTACACGAGACCTTGGAATGAATCTGCTTCGATCAGAATCAACACGATCATATAGAAGTGATATTCAGTTCAATGGGCCAGGTTCTCCTGAGTTCATCAACAGAGATACTAGGAAATTCTTGTCAGAGAGTCTAAGGAATGTTGTCAAGAGAGAAACGCATTCTTTAGATGTTCCTTTAGTGGTAAGTGGCAGCTCTAGATCATCTCTCTTAGATAATGCGAATATCAGACTAAAAGAAGTAGGAGATGCCTCACAAGTTGGAACAGTGCCGGGCTACTGGGAAGTTacgaaagatgatcaagaaatGCAAACTAGATCTTTCAGGCACCGCAGCGATGAAGAATTGCTTTATAGAGAAATGTCTCCCAGGAATCTTGTTAGGTCTCTATCAGCTCCTGTCTCAGGAACATCATTCGGAAAGCTTCTTCTCGAGGATCGACATATTTTAACTGGTGCTCACATCAGGAGGAAACATGAAGCCCTTGGAAATGTGACAATGGAGTTAAAAAAAcggaagaaagaaagattcaaCATCAAGGAAAAAGTTTCCAATTTCAGATACAGTCTCACTTTAAGGGGAAGGCTGTTTGGCAGAAAGCTTCACTCAATGGTGGAACCCCATGGTACTGAACAAGATTTTATCAAGGATATCATGAGTGGACCAACAGTCATTAGGAACCTCAGCGAGAGACATGTAATG GAGAACTCGACTGAGGTGCCTCCAAGCCCTGCATCTGTGTGCAGCAGTGCACAAGAAGAGTTCTGGAGGCCGGTGGATTATCTCAGTCCAGTGTCAACATCTGATGTCACTCCAGTGGATGATAGTGCCATGCCACAAGTTTTTAAAGAGATCAGCTCTAATCTGAATG AGCTGCGCAGACAGCTAAGTCGACTAGAATCCAACGAGCCTGACAACCCAACAACTGAACAAGAGCCGAACGGGTGCATAATGGTTGAGTTAGAGGATAAGGTAGAAGCTTACATAAGAGATTTGCTTGTTGCTTCTGGTTTGTATGACGGCTCATGCAATACAATTCTGTCGAGATGGGATCCACTAGCAAAGCCCATCAGCAACTCAGTGTTTGAAAAAGTAGAAGAATCTTGCAGAAAACTGTCCAAGGATGACAACCAAAGTAGTACTAAAGATCACAGAATATTATATGACATGCTGAATGAAGCACTCACTGTTGTCCTCGGTCCGCCTGTGGCCATGTCTAGATTCA
- the LOC8281314 gene encoding uncharacterized protein LOC8281314 isoform X3 has product MARKILALKRHANGLEAPRNSLELQVETSQSCCAAGDGVVEEDWSEKNCYPIEASIKRLINEETSKQSNTRKNSPSIVARLMGVDMLPLDTKPVVQPVAKKNGSTVIKHPKRDKNERSSVSNISANLKSSRRIEFDSFYHSKERDDDRWGNGQKLEKPRPREHPQEEELQKFKKEFEAWQAARFRECSKVVELGRNPDRFLAHENGNKQRVALNENLGMSPGSEKPVEHKAWSREKASLHHRHKLEVFPVERKESFSSRNNSMNRNYEQTLLNCDQQLDKSSAPTKIVILKPGPDRFCDHEDSWTSSSDSLEDRGSIEDFLEEVKERLKCELQGRTFKRGSVVRGSGIETPFSEKPSDPKQIARHIAKHVRESVTRDLGMNLLRSESTRSYRSDIQFNGPGSPEFINRDTRKFLSESLRNVVKRETHSLDVPLVVSGSSRSSLLDNANIRLKEVGDASQVGTVPGYWEVTKDDQEMQTRSFRHRSDEELLYREMSPRNLVRSLSAPVSGTSFGKLLLEDRHILTGAHIRRKHEALGNVTMELKKRKKERFNIKEKVSNFRYSLTLRGRLFGRKLHSMVEPHGTEQDFIKDIMSGPTVIRNLSERHVMENSTEVPPSPASVCSSAQEEFWRPVDYLSPVSTSDVTPVDDSAMPQVFKEISSNLNELRRQLSRLESNEPDNPTTEQEPNGCIMVELEDKVEAYIRDLLVASGLYDGSCNTILSRWDPLAKPISNSVFEKVEESCRKLSKDDNQSSTKDHRILYDMLNEALTVVLGPPVAMSRFRRKIISFSMLPPLRGKKLLDSVWQIIRAYMYPPDDKSCYSLDSLVAKNLGSTPWSGLIDDEVNALAKEMEFRIIGDLIEEIVNDMNL; this is encoded by the exons ATGGCTAGGAAAATTCTTGCACTCAAGCGGCATGCTAATG GATTAGAAGCTCCTCGTAACAGTTTGGAGCTGCAAGTTGAAACTTCTCAGAGCTGCTGTGCTGCAGGGGATGGGGTG GTTGAAGAAGATTGGTCCGAAAAGAACTGTTACCCAATCGAAGCTTCAATAAAGAGGTTGATTAATGAGGAGACGTCCAAGCAATCTAATACAAGGAAAAATTCACCTAGCATTGTGGCCAGGCTGATGGGCGTAGACATGTTGCCATTAGATACAAAACCTGTTGTTCAGCCAGTTGCTAAAAAGAATGGAAGCACGGTAATTAAACATCCGAAAAGGGACAAAAATGAAAGGAGCTCAGTCAGTAATATCTCTGCCAACTTAAAGTCTTCCAGGCGGATAGAATTTGATTCCTTTTACCATAGCAAAGAAAGAGATGATGACAGATGGGGTAATGGTCAGAAGTTAGAAAAACCAAGGCCTCGAGAACATCCTCAAGAAGAGGAGTTGCAGAAATTCAAGAAGGAATTTGAAGCATGGCAAGCTGCCAGGTTTAGGGAATGTTCAAAGGTTGTTGAACTTGGCAGAAATCCTGATCGCTTCCTTGCGCATGAGAATGGCAACAAGCAAAGAGTGGCACTCAATGAAAATCTTGGAATGTCGCCAGGAAGTGAGAAGCCTGTAGAACATAAAGCATGGTCACGTGAAAAGGCTAGTTTACATCATAGACATAAACTGGAAGTATTCCCAGTTGAACGCAAGGAATCATTCTCTTCAAGAAACAATAGTATGAACAGAAACTATGAGCAGACCTTGCTAAATTGTGATCAGCAACTGGATAAATCTTCTGCTCCGACAAAGATTGTAATCCTGAAGCCTGGTCCTGATAGATTTTGTGACCATGAAGACTCTTGGACTAGTTCCTCAGATTCTTTAGAAGATCGAGGTAGTATTGAAGATTTCCTGGAGGAGGTGAAAGAACGGTTGAAATGTGAGTTGCAAGGGAGAACTTTTAAAAGAGGTTCTGTAGTCAGAGGAAGTGGAATTGAGACTCCTTTCAGTGAAAAGCCATCAGATCCAAAACAAATTGCTCGGCATATAGCAAAACATGTCAGAGAAAGTGTTACACGAGACCTTGGAATGAATCTGCTTCGATCAGAATCAACACGATCATATAGAAGTGATATTCAGTTCAATGGGCCAGGTTCTCCTGAGTTCATCAACAGAGATACTAGGAAATTCTTGTCAGAGAGTCTAAGGAATGTTGTCAAGAGAGAAACGCATTCTTTAGATGTTCCTTTAGTGGTAAGTGGCAGCTCTAGATCATCTCTCTTAGATAATGCGAATATCAGACTAAAAGAAGTAGGAGATGCCTCACAAGTTGGAACAGTGCCGGGCTACTGGGAAGTTacgaaagatgatcaagaaatGCAAACTAGATCTTTCAGGCACCGCAGCGATGAAGAATTGCTTTATAGAGAAATGTCTCCCAGGAATCTTGTTAGGTCTCTATCAGCTCCTGTCTCAGGAACATCATTCGGAAAGCTTCTTCTCGAGGATCGACATATTTTAACTGGTGCTCACATCAGGAGGAAACATGAAGCCCTTGGAAATGTGACAATGGAGTTAAAAAAAcggaagaaagaaagattcaaCATCAAGGAAAAAGTTTCCAATTTCAGATACAGTCTCACTTTAAGGGGAAGGCTGTTTGGCAGAAAGCTTCACTCAATGGTGGAACCCCATGGTACTGAACAAGATTTTATCAAGGATATCATGAGTGGACCAACAGTCATTAGGAACCTCAGCGAGAGACATGTAATG GAGAACTCGACTGAGGTGCCTCCAAGCCCTGCATCTGTGTGCAGCAGTGCACAAGAAGAGTTCTGGAGGCCGGTGGATTATCTCAGTCCAGTGTCAACATCTGATGTCACTCCAGTGGATGATAGTGCCATGCCACAAGTTTTTAAAGAGATCAGCTCTAATCTGAATG AGCTGCGCAGACAGCTAAGTCGACTAGAATCCAACGAGCCTGACAACCCAACAACTGAACAAGAGCCGAACGGGTGCATAATGGTTGAGTTAGAGGATAAGGTAGAAGCTTACATAAGAGATTTGCTTGTTGCTTCTGGTTTGTATGACGGCTCATGCAATACAATTCTGTCGAGATGGGATCCACTAGCAAAGCCCATCAGCAACTCAGTGTTTGAAAAAGTAGAAGAATCTTGCAGAAAACTGTCCAAGGATGACAACCAAAGTAGTACTAAAGATCACAGAATATTATATGACATGCTGAATGAAGCACTCACTGTTGTCCTCGGTCCGCCTGTGGCCATGTCTAGATTCA